One part of the Streptomyces sp. AM 2-1-1 genome encodes these proteins:
- a CDS encoding DUF397 domain-containing protein produces the protein MHDVYNGMAATGLLGVVWQKSRHSNSQGSCVEFAKLPGGNVAMRNSRHPDGPALVYTPAEIEALLLGVKDGEFDHLASGA, from the coding sequence GTGCACGACGTGTACAACGGCATGGCGGCCACAGGGCTTCTCGGGGTCGTCTGGCAGAAGAGCAGACACAGCAACTCCCAAGGATCTTGCGTGGAGTTCGCAAAACTACCCGGCGGGAATGTGGCCATGCGCAACTCCCGCCACCCGGACGGCCCGGCGCTCGTGTACACACCGGCGGAGATCGAGGCGCTCCTGCTCGGCGTCAAGGACGGGGAGTTCGACCACCTGGCCTCCGGCGCCTGA
- a CDS encoding N-acetyltransferase gives MSWLPDDFVHPVHVPVPGTAVHLRPIREADTPIDYPAVMGSRESLWKTFGPAWNWPPASMTYEQDRADLLRHEQEIAAHQSFNYALLDEAETALLGCVYIDPPGRTGADGEISWWVVDELVGGEVERALDALVPRWIAAEWPFCRPRCLGRDISWSDWLALPHTP, from the coding sequence ATGAGCTGGCTGCCCGACGACTTCGTCCACCCCGTCCACGTACCCGTACCCGGCACCGCGGTGCACCTGCGGCCGATCCGGGAGGCGGACACCCCGATCGACTACCCCGCGGTGATGGGCTCCCGGGAGAGCCTGTGGAAGACCTTCGGCCCGGCCTGGAACTGGCCTCCCGCGTCGATGACCTACGAACAGGACCGCGCCGACCTGCTCCGCCACGAGCAGGAGATAGCCGCGCACCAGTCCTTCAACTACGCCCTGCTGGACGAGGCGGAGACGGCGCTCCTCGGCTGCGTCTACATCGATCCGCCCGGGCGCACCGGCGCCGACGGGGAGATCTCCTGGTGGGTGGTGGACGAGCTGGTCGGCGGCGAGGTGGAGCGCGCCCTCGACGCGCTCGTGCCGCGCTGGATCGCCGCCGAGTGGCCCTTTTGCCGCCCCCGCTGCCTGGGCCGCGACATCAGCTGGTCCGACTGGCTCGCGCTGCCGCACACCCCCTGA
- a CDS encoding FUSC family protein — protein MSWLRALKETARSGFTVERTRLEPLVALRGALGLALVVETALALFGPVIAASSAFGAFQAAIATFQRSWRPRPVLALVSGVSLSISTFIGYLAAPYQVVFLTVLVLWTFVAGLCWAAGPTGGIIASSNVAIMLVTITLPTSVRDAAAHAGMIIVGGVVQAALIVLFPVRRWGAQRDALADAFAAEADYARRLRHDPIAPFDPQALMAARDAAAVSPREARHRPAELHGARSVAERLRPVLASLADPAMGVPEEGPQRARARELLGAAASVLDAAARAVRHGDPVRLSGTELAALEAPETGGLTTGPPRRAADRLIALLHDIVEIAEGAGTRHGTEETDPATPHRRRPGLIKLVPVVIGRMRAEFHRGSAILRHAIRVTAVATVGYFIGEALPLGHGYWAPMAAVMVMRPDFSQTYARSVARFGGTIVGVGLATGVVEVAHPGAELSAALAVCCAWLMYLLMRTGYAVGQVCISAYVVFLLGMAGTDWSQTVPERIVLTLVGGVLAMVSYAVFPAWETPRLRNRLAGWLTAVGRYAATVIDQYAAPANRSNDDVRAALLASREARVEWTETLKKAQFEPVRHRGISRSAATDAQHALAQLGRAAMLLEAHLPDRAATPVRGAAELADALRGSTEKGAKAVRERRVPEWGPVAESVAYWDFLEAPYDEEPAPGEPVPDPVVRRGAALLLDALVELSFALDDRGAVPSSRRAGSVEDSDEEEPEAR, from the coding sequence ATGAGTTGGCTCCGGGCGCTGAAGGAGACCGCCCGCTCGGGGTTCACGGTCGAGCGGACCCGGCTGGAGCCGCTCGTCGCGTTGCGCGGCGCCCTCGGACTGGCGCTGGTGGTGGAGACCGCGCTCGCGCTGTTCGGGCCGGTCATCGCGGCCAGCTCGGCGTTCGGCGCCTTCCAGGCGGCCATCGCCACCTTCCAGCGCAGCTGGCGCCCCCGCCCGGTGCTCGCCCTGGTCTCCGGCGTCAGCCTGAGCATCTCCACCTTCATCGGCTACCTCGCCGCCCCGTACCAGGTGGTCTTCCTCACCGTCCTGGTCCTCTGGACCTTCGTCGCCGGGCTCTGCTGGGCGGCGGGCCCCACGGGCGGCATCATCGCCTCCTCCAACGTGGCGATCATGCTCGTCACCATCACCCTGCCCACCTCCGTCAGGGACGCCGCCGCCCACGCCGGGATGATCATCGTCGGCGGAGTGGTGCAGGCCGCCCTGATCGTGCTCTTCCCGGTCCGCCGGTGGGGGGCCCAACGCGACGCGCTCGCCGACGCCTTCGCCGCCGAAGCCGACTACGCCCGGCGGCTGCGCCACGACCCGATCGCGCCCTTCGACCCGCAGGCGCTGATGGCGGCCCGGGACGCCGCCGCCGTCTCGCCCCGCGAGGCCCGCCACCGCCCCGCCGAACTGCACGGCGCCCGGAGCGTCGCCGAGCGGCTGCGTCCGGTGCTCGCCTCGCTGGCGGATCCCGCGATGGGGGTGCCCGAGGAGGGCCCGCAGCGCGCCCGCGCCCGCGAACTGCTCGGCGCGGCCGCCTCGGTGCTCGACGCGGCGGCCCGCGCGGTACGCCACGGCGACCCGGTCCGGCTCTCCGGCACCGAGTTGGCGGCGCTGGAGGCGCCCGAGACCGGCGGACTGACCACCGGACCGCCCCGGCGCGCGGCGGACCGGCTGATCGCGCTCCTCCACGACATCGTCGAGATCGCCGAGGGCGCCGGCACCCGGCACGGCACCGAGGAGACCGATCCCGCGACCCCGCACCGCCGCCGCCCCGGACTGATCAAGCTCGTCCCCGTGGTGATCGGCCGGATGCGGGCCGAGTTCCACCGCGGCTCGGCGATCCTGCGGCACGCGATCCGGGTCACCGCGGTCGCCACGGTCGGCTACTTCATCGGCGAGGCGCTCCCCCTCGGTCACGGCTACTGGGCGCCGATGGCCGCCGTCATGGTGATGCGGCCGGACTTCTCCCAGACCTACGCCCGCTCGGTGGCCCGCTTCGGCGGCACCATCGTCGGCGTGGGGCTCGCCACCGGGGTGGTGGAGGTCGCCCACCCCGGGGCGGAGCTCTCCGCCGCGCTCGCCGTCTGCTGCGCCTGGCTGATGTACCTGCTGATGCGCACCGGGTACGCGGTCGGCCAGGTCTGCATCTCGGCGTACGTCGTCTTCCTGCTCGGCATGGCGGGCACCGACTGGTCGCAGACGGTCCCCGAACGCATCGTGCTGACCCTCGTGGGCGGGGTGCTGGCCATGGTCTCGTACGCCGTCTTCCCGGCCTGGGAGACCCCGCGGCTCCGCAACCGGCTCGCCGGGTGGCTGACGGCGGTGGGACGGTACGCCGCCACCGTCATCGACCAGTACGCCGCCCCGGCGAACCGCAGCAACGACGACGTGCGGGCCGCGCTCCTCGCCTCCCGCGAGGCCCGCGTGGAGTGGACGGAGACCCTCAAGAAGGCCCAGTTCGAGCCGGTGCGGCACCGGGGCATCTCCCGGTCGGCCGCCACCGACGCCCAGCACGCGCTGGCGCAGCTCGGCCGGGCCGCCATGCTGCTGGAGGCGCACCTGCCGGACCGGGCGGCGACCCCCGTGCGCGGTGCGGCGGAACTCGCCGACGCCCTGCGGGGTTCCACCGAGAAGGGCGCGAAGGCGGTACGGGAGCGACGGGTCCCGGAATGGGGGCCGGTCGCCGAGTCGGTGGCGTACTGGGACTTTCTCGAAGCGCCCTACGACGAAGAACCCGCGCCGGGAGAACCCGTCCCCGACCCCGTCGTGCGACGGGGAGCCGCGTTGCTGCTCGACGCGCTGGTGGAATTGTCGTTCGCGCTGGACGACCGGGGTGCCGTGCCCAGCAGTCGGAGAGCCGGATCCGTCGAGGATTCGGACGAAGAGGAACCGGAGGCCCGTTGA